The Pseudomonas alkylphenolica genomic sequence CCTTTGAGTACAAGCTCAAATCACTCCAGGCCCAGCATCTGGCGGCAAAGGGTGATCTGTACCGGATCAATGAGCTGATCAAACGCAACTTCGGCACCCGTCGTGAGCTTGAAACAGCGATCGCCCGCGTCGACGACCTGCAGGCGCAGATCGACAACGCCCAGTTCGAGCTGGACAACACCGTAGTGCGTGCCCCCAGCAATGGCTTCGTCACCCATGTGTCGTTGCGCGCAGGCATGATGGCGAGCAAGCTGCCGCTACGGCCGTCGATGGTGTTCATTCCTGAAGAAGGTCACTACTTTGCCGCCTGGATGCGCCAGAACAGTTTGCTGCGGCTGGTGGCAGGTGATGAGGCCGAGGTCGCCTTTGACGGTATTCCCGGCAAGGTATTCAAGGGCCAGGTGAAGAACGTGATTACGGTGATTGCCGAAGGTCAGGTACAGCCTTCCGGCACCTTGATCGGCTACACCGGCTCACCGCCGGCCGGACGGGTGCCGGTGATCATCGAAATCACTGACCCTGAGTACGCCCAGTACAGTGCGCAGGTGCCGGGCGGGGCCTACGGGCAGGCGGCCATCTATAGCAAGCACTTCGAGCATATCGGCATGATGCGCAAGATCCTCCTGCGCATGGCAGCCTGGATGAACTACATCTTCCCGTTCCATTGATGTAGGCAGAGATCAATCGCGGGGCAAGCCCGCTCCCACAGAGGATGATGTTCAGTGGGAGCGGGCTTGCCCCGCGATGCATTCAACGATCGTCCCCTGGAAGCGGCTGAGCATTATCCTCAACCAATGGCTGCGCCACCCAGGACATGAACAGCTCATATCCCACCGCCAGCAACACCGGTCCGATGAACAGGCCGATGATGCCGTTGGTGAGCATCCCGCCCAACGCACCGATCAACACCACCGGCATCGGTACGGCCACGCCACGCCCCAGCAACAGGGGTTTGAGAACGTTGTCGGAGAGGCCGGCAAGGACGGTCCAGATCGCAAAGATGATGGTGCTGACACCGACGCCGTCGTGGGCAAACACGTAGATGACCACGGGCAGGGTGATCAGCAGGGTCGGTAACTGGGTGATCCCCAGCAGCAGTACCAGCAAGGCCAGGACCCCGGCAGCGGGTACGCCCATCACCACCAGGCCGATGCCCACCAGCAGCATCTGGATGAAGGCGATGCCGACCACGCCTTGCGCCACCGCGCGGATGGTTGCCGTGCACAGCGCCGCCAGTTGCGGGCCACGTTGCGGGCCGGAGATGCGGGTAGCGATGGCAACGCCGGTGCGGTGGCCGGTTTCACCTTTGGCCATGATCACGCCGCCGACGATCAGTGCCAGAACAAACACCAGGATGCCCGAACCAATGCCGGCCAGTTGGGTCAGCAAGGTCTTGCTCACGCCTTTGAGGTGTGGAGCTACTTGTGACAGTGCCCAGCTCAGGTCGCCGCTGGCATGCGCCCAGATCTTGTAAAGCGCAGCGCCGATAATCGGCCAGTCGCTGACACTCAACGGCGGCGCGGGGATTTCGATGACTTGATCCTCGAAGCCCTGGATCCCCAACCGGACCGAGTCGGCCACTGAGGTGCCGAGCAGGCTCAAAGGGCCGATCAGACAGGCCAGGCCGACAATCACCAACAGCACCGCTGAGCAGCCGGGGCGGTTGCCGAGCCAGCCGGCCAGGCGCTGGTTCAAGGGGTAGAGGGTGATTGCCAGGATCACCGCCCACAACATCAGGCTCAGAAAGGGTTTGAAAATCTCGAAGCAGAACATCACCAGCACGGCGATCAATCCCGCGCGAATCAGCACATCCAGCAGTTCTCTGCCGTTTCCAAACTGTATTGGTCGAGGGTCGGCCATGACAGATTCCTTGTACGTGGATGAGCTAGCGCACTGATGGACAACGCGTGGCACCGCTGCTGGCCGTTCGGCTGACCAGCTCGGTGAAGCGCTTGAGGTTCTGCTGATGGGCCAGCACCAGATCATCGATGCTCGGCCCGGCCGGGGTCTGGATCACGCTGCGGCAGTTGAGTGCCGCGCCGTTTTTGCCATTGCCGTTGCCATTGACCGCACGCAGGCGCCAGCTGGCATCGAACAAGGCGTACTGCCCGGGCACCGAGTCAAAGCGTTGCACGTCAACCCGCAAGCTCAGGTGCGACTGGGTGCTGCCGGTGGCGAACTGATTGATCAGGGCATTGTGCAACTCGTCCGCCAGGCTTGCGCCCCACCATTCGGTTTCAAGGATCGCCAGGCCGCTATTGCCCTCGCGGATCACTACCTGCGGGCGGTCGACCTGCGGCGGTACGCTGACCCGCTCCAGCTCCAAATCAACCGTGCTGGCAGGTGTGGGTTGTTGCGGCGTCAGGGTGTGGTAGTGGATCGGATCGCTGCGACAAGCTGTCAGCAGCAAGGCCAGGCCCAGCAGTGCGAATTTTGCGGCGTGCGCCATAGTCGATGCTCCTGCGGTCAATTGCGCGACGAGGGTTTGAGGTTGTCCGCTGGTGCATCCTTGGGCCTGCCACGCAGCAACGATTCGGGGTTGCGGCCCAGGTAGTCGGCCAACTCACGCAACGAGCGCGACATACGCCCCAGCTCGTCCAGGGTCTGGGTCAGCTGTTCACGCTGCGGCGAGTCGTCGGCCAGGGTCGAGTTGGCCGATTGCAGGGTCTTGCTGACCTCCTGCAAGGTGCCCTGGACACCCGGCAAGGTGCGGCTGTTGAACTGCGCCAGGCCTTTGCGCATTTCCACCAGGTTGGCATCGAGGTTGTTGGCGATGCGCTCGATCGGCAGGCGGTTGATGCGCTCGACCATGGCCTGGAACTGTTCCTGCAACTGTTCCAGGCTGCCCGGGACAGTAGGGATGGTGATAGGCCGTGCGTTCGGGTCGAAGACCACCTTTGGTGCTTTCGGGTCGAAATCCAGCGCGATGTACAGCTGCCCGGTCAGCAGGTTGCCGCTGCGGGCCTGGGCGCGCAGGCCATTGTCGATAAAGGTCCCCAGCACCTGGGCTGCGGCGTTTTCATCGTCGGGGTTGTGCCTGAGTGCCTTGAGCAGTTTGGTGTGCGCCCGGCCCAGGCGCTGCGGATAGATGACGATACCGACGTTGACCGGGAACGAGCGCTGCTCGACATCGAAGTCCAGGTTGACCGAGACCACCCGGCCGATTTCCACCCCGAGAAACTCCACCGGTGCGCCGACTCTCAGGCCGCGCAGGGCCTGGTCGAA encodes the following:
- a CDS encoding HlyD family secretion protein, whose translation is MDLLLILTYAAICIAIFKIFRIPLNKWTVPTAVLGGVVLIGALIFTMNYNHPYSEVARTYFVSVPVIPVVTGKVIDVPVKGNESLKAGDVLFRLDPAPFEYKLKSLQAQHLAAKGDLYRINELIKRNFGTRRELETAIARVDDLQAQIDNAQFELDNTVVRAPSNGFVTHVSLRAGMMASKLPLRPSMVFIPEEGHYFAAWMRQNSLLRLVAGDEAEVAFDGIPGKVFKGQVKNVITVIAEGQVQPSGTLIGYTGSPPAGRVPVIIEITDPEYAQYSAQVPGGAYGQAAIYSKHFEHIGMMRKILLRMAAWMNYIFPFH
- a CDS encoding PqiC family protein encodes the protein MAHAAKFALLGLALLLTACRSDPIHYHTLTPQQPTPASTVDLELERVSVPPQVDRPQVVIREGNSGLAILETEWWGASLADELHNALINQFATGSTQSHLSLRVDVQRFDSVPGQYALFDASWRLRAVNGNGNGKNGAALNCRSVIQTPAGPSIDDLVLAHQQNLKRFTELVSRTASSGATRCPSVR
- a CDS encoding AI-2E family transporter translates to MADPRPIQFGNGRELLDVLIRAGLIAVLVMFCFEIFKPFLSLMLWAVILAITLYPLNQRLAGWLGNRPGCSAVLLVIVGLACLIGPLSLLGTSVADSVRLGIQGFEDQVIEIPAPPLSVSDWPIIGAALYKIWAHASGDLSWALSQVAPHLKGVSKTLLTQLAGIGSGILVFVLALIVGGVIMAKGETGHRTGVAIATRISGPQRGPQLAALCTATIRAVAQGVVGIAFIQMLLVGIGLVVMGVPAAGVLALLVLLLGITQLPTLLITLPVVIYVFAHDGVGVSTIIFAIWTVLAGLSDNVLKPLLLGRGVAVPMPVVLIGALGGMLTNGIIGLFIGPVLLAVGYELFMSWVAQPLVEDNAQPLPGDDR